The following nucleotide sequence is from Nocardioides daedukensis.
ATGTCGCGCCGGCGAGTGGCGGACGGCCGCTCCTCACGGAGGCGCTCGTCCTCACCGCGTCGTCCGAGCATCTCGGCGCCAGCCTCGATCCCGGGCTTGAAGTCGAAGACGACCGCGTTGTCGGGATCGCCGATGAGGACCGTGTCCCCCTCGTTCGCACCCAGCTCGACGAGCTTCTTCTCCACACCGAGACGGTTGAGTCGATCGGCGAGGAAGCCCACGGCCTCCTCGTTGCCGAAGTCGGTCTGGCGCACCCAGCGCTCGGGCTTCTCGCCGCGCACGCGCCAGCCGTCGCCGGTGAGCTTGACGCTGAACTCGCCGTCGCCGTCGGCCGACCCGGGACGCAGGATGATGCGCTCGGCCTGGACCACGGGCTTGTCTGCTCGGGCGCGGGAGACGATCTCTGCCATCGCGAAGGTCAGCTCACGCATTCCCTCACCCGAGGCCGCGCTCACCTGGAAGACCCGAAGGCCCTTCTCCTCCAGCTCGTCGATGACGAAAGAGGCGATGTCGCGTCCGTCGGGGACGTCGATCTTGTTCAGTGCCACCAGCCGGGGACGGTCTTCGAGACCGCCGTAGCGGGCCAGCTCGTTCTCCATGATCTCGAGGTCCTCGACCGGGTTCCGGCCGGGCTCGATGCTCGCGGTGTCGACGACGTGGACCAGGGCCGCGCAGCGTTCGATGTGGCGCAGGAACTCGTGGCCAAGGCCGCGTCCCTCGGCTGCTCCCTCGATCAGGCCCGGGACGTCGGCGACGGTGAAGGTGGTGTCACCGGCACGCACGACACCGAGGTTCGGGACCAGGGTGGTGAACGGGTAGTCGGCGATCTTGGGCCGCGCCCTCGAGATCGCGGCGATCAGCGACGACTTGCCCGCGCTCGGGAACCCGACCAGGCCGATGTCGGCGACGACCTTCAGCTCCAGCCGGATCTCCAGCTCGTCCCCCGGCTCTCCCAGGAGGGCGAAGCCGGGAGCCTTGCGCTTGGCCGAGGCCAACGCAGCATTGCCGAGGCCCCCGCGGCCGCCTTGGGCGATGACCATCTCGGTTCCCGCGCCGACGAGGTCCGCAAGCACGTTGCCCTTGGCGTCGGCGACGACGGTGCCGTCCGGCACGGGCAGCACCAGGTCGGAGCCGTGGCCACCGTTCTTGTGGCTGCCGGCTCCGTGACCGCCGGACTCCGCACTGCGGCGCGGGCTGTGGTGATAGTCGATCAGCGTGGTGACGCTGGGGTCCACGCGCAGGATCACCGAACCACCGGGGCCACCGTTGCCTCCGTCGGGTCCGCCGAGGGGCTTGAACTTCTCCCGGTGCACCGAGGCGACGCCGTTGCCGCCCCGGCCGGCGGCGATGTGCAACCGGACCTCGTCGACGAATGTCGGGACTGCCATGGGTTCTCCTGCGTGTGGGATAAATGCCGAAGGCGCCCCTAGAGTCTAGGGACGCCTTCCGGGCGTGGCCGGAACTCGGCCACTGAGTCAGTGCTGTGGTGTCACTGGATGAGCGTCAGTTCACTCACCGGGGACGATGTTCACCACGCGGCGACCGCGACGGGTGCCGAACTCGACCGCACCGGCGGCGAGGGCGAACAGGGTGTCGTCGCCACCGCGGCCGACGTTGGTGCCGGGGTGGAAGTGCGTGCCGCGCTGGCGGACGATGATCTCGCCCGCGTTGACGCTCTGGCCGCCGAAGCGCTTGACGCCGAGACGCTGGGAGTTCGAGTCGCGACCGTTCTTGGTCGAGGCTGCGCCCTTCTTGTGTGCCATCTGTTCAGTCCTTTGGGTTCAAAAAGTTCGGGTGGCTGGAAGTCACGCGTTGATCGCGGTGACCTTGACCTGGGTGTACTTCTGGCGGTGACCCTGGCGCTTCTTGTAGCCGGTCTTGTTCTTGTACTTCTGGATGATGATCTTCGGCCCCTTGGTGGCGCCGAGGACCTCGGCGGTCACGGTGGCCTTGTCCAGGGCCGCGGCGTCAGTGGTCACGGCTTCACCGTCGACCATGAGCAGCACGGGGAGCGTGACCGAGTCTCCGACGGCCGTCTCCAGCTTGTCGATCTCGATGACGTCGCCCACGGCAACCTTCTGCTGAATGGCGCCTGCGCGCACGATCGCGTACACCGCGGTCTCCTTCGTCGATTCCAACTGCTTGAAGTTCAAGTCCTGGGGCCCGCACCACTCGCTCGGGCGCTGGGCCACACAGATGGGCACACGGATGCATGCCGAGGTTCGATACTACGGGGACGGTGGGGTTTGGTGCAAAACGGCATCGGGAAGGCATCTGTGATGACCCCCATCGCGCCCGTCGAGGGCCTCACCAACGTGCGTGATCTCGGCGGACTTCGCCGTACCGGCGGCGGCCACACACCCCACGGCGTCTTCTGGCGCTCGGAGAATCTCGACCGGGTGACCGCACGCGGTTGGGACCAGCTGCACACCGCCGGGATCCGCACTGTCATCGACCTGCGCCAACAAGCCGAGCGGGAGCGTACGCCGTACTCCGCGCCGTCCTGGCTGAGCCTGGTGCACGTGGACCATGACGGGTTGGCGAACCGAGGGTTCTGGACGGACTACTGGGACAACGGGCTGGTGGGCACCGCGCTCTACTACCTTCCGCACCTGGCCGCGATGCCCGAACGCACCCTGGCCGTGCTGGACGCGTTGGCATCGGCACCGCCGGGCGGAGTGCTCTTCCACTGCATGGGCGGTCGCGATCGCACCGGCTTGATCGCGATGCTCCTGCTGAGCGCCGCCGGCGTGGACCCCGAGGACGTCGTCGGCGACTACATGGCCTCGATCGAGAACAACGTCGCGCGCGCGGCCTCGGAGAACCGGAACTGTCCGGAGGGCGAGCTCGAGCAGCTGTGTCACAGGCATGGCACGAGCACGGAGGGCGCCTTCCGGAACGCCCTGGCGGGCGCCGACCTGGCCGGGTTGCTCGCGCAAGGTGAGCCCGCCACTCGTGCGGCGGTGCTCACCTGGCGCGGCAACCTGTGAGCTCAGTGCTTGCGTGAGCCCTTCTTCTTGATCGGGACGTGCACATCGACCTCGGGCGTCTCCGGGGCGTCCTGCTCCTGGGGAGCGGGAGCCTCGGCGGACTCGGCACCAGCGGGACGGCTGGCCCCACCACGGGTGCGTGTCCGGGTGACGACCTTGGGGGCCTCCACCGGGGCGACGGGCGCCTCGGACGCGGGGGCGGCTGCAGGCGCCACGACGGTGATCGCGTCCACCGGAGCTGCGGTGGTCACGCCCGCCGGGCGGCTGGCCCGGCGACGAGTCCTGGTCACGACCTTCGTAGTCGGCTGCGCAGGCGGCTGAACATCCCCCGGCGCTTCGGCTCCTTTCGGAGCGGATGCCTCGGAAGGGGCCTGGGTCTCAGCGGACTTCGCGGTGTCGTCAGCAACTCGGGCATCGGAAGGCTGCGCGTCGGAGTCCTGGTCGCCGCGCGACTGCTTGTCGCCCTGGTCGCCTCGCGACTGCTTGTCGTCCTGGTCGCCGCCTCCGGCGCCGGACTCGTTCGACTGGTTGCCACGGCCACGGCCACGACCGCGACCGCGGTTGCGACCGGATCCGCTGCGGCCCGACTCACCAGTTTCCGATGACGATCCGGCCTGGTCCGTCGATTCCTGCGACCCGGCGTCCGTGGCGTCGTGGGATGCGGCGTCCTCGGCTGCTGCCTTGCCGCTCTGTCCCGACTTGCCGGACTGCTCGGACTTGGCGGACTGCTCCGATTTGCCGGACTGCTCCGACTTGTCGGCATTCTCCGTCTTGGCGGCCGCAGCGACGTCCTTGGGCGACGGCGGACCGGAGCGGGAGTTGTCGTTCTGGTTGCCGCCGTTGTCCTCACCCTTGCGACCACGTCCACGGCGACCGGCACGGCCTCCGCGATCATCGCCGTTGTCCTTGGGCTCGATCGGCATGTCGTGCACGACCAGACCACGTCCCTGGCAGTGCGGGCAGTCCTCGCTGAATGCCTCGAGCAGGCCGGTGCCGATGCGCTTGCGCGTCATCTGGACCAGACCGAGCGAGGTCACCTCGGCGACCTGGTGGCGGGTCCGGTCACGGCCCAGGCACTCCACCAGGCGGCGGAGGACGAGGTCGCGGTTGCTCTCGAGGACCATGTCGATGAAGTCGACGACGATGATGCCGCCGATGTCGCGCAGGCGGAGCTGGCGAACGATCTCCTCGGCTGCCTCGAGGTTGTTCTTGGTGACGGTCTCCTCGAGGTTTCCGCCGGAGCCGGTGAACTTGCCGGTGTTGACGTCGACGACCGTCATCGCCTCGGTGCGGTCGATGATGAGCGACCCGCCGGAGGGCAGCCAGACCTTGCGATCCACGCCCTTCGCGATCTGCTCGTCGATGCGATAGGCCGCGAACGAGTCACGACCGTTCTCCGACTCATAGCGCTCGAGGCGCTCCTCGAGGTCGGGTGCGACGTGAGAGACATAGCCCTGGACGGTGTCCCAGGCGTCGGTTCCCTCGATGACCAGCCTGGAGAAGTCCTCGGTGAACAGGTCGCGGACGACCTTGAGGGTCAGGTCCGGCTCGCCGTACAGCAGCTTCGGGGAGCCGCCGCCGCTCGCCTTCGCCTCGATGTCCTCCCAGCGGGCCTTGAGCCGCTCTACGTCCTGGGTGAGCTCGTCCTCGGAGGCACCTTCGGCCGCGGTGCGCACGATGACGCCGGCGGTGTCCGGAACGATCTCCTTGAGAAGCGACTTGAGTCGAGCCCGCTCGGTGTCGGGCAGCTTGCGGGAGATGCCGCTGGTGGTGCCGTCCGGCACATAGACCAGGAAGCGTCCGGCAAGGGAGACCTGGCCGGTGAGCCGGGCGCCCTTGTGGCCGATCGGGTCCTTGGTGACCTGCACCAGGATCGACTGCCCACTGGAGAGGACAGACTCGATCTTGCGGGGCTGGCCGTCCTTGTGGCCGAGTGCGGCCCAGTTGATCTCGCCGGCATAGATGACCGCGTTGCGGCCCTTGCCGATGTCCACGAACGCCGCCTCCATGGAGGGCAGCACGTTCTGTACGCGTCCGACGTAGACGTTGCCGATCAGGGATGTCTGGGACTCACGAGCGACGTAGTGCTCGACGAGGACCTTGTCCTCAAGCACGGCGATCTGGGTGAGGTCCTCCTTCTGCCGGATGACCATGACCCGCTCGACCGACTCGCGGCGGGCCAGGAACTCGGCCTCGCTGACGATCGGTGCCCGGCGACGGCCGGCTTCGCGACCCTCGCGACGGCGCTGCTTCTTGGCCTCGAGACGCGTCGACCCGGCAACTGCCGTGATCTGGTCCTCACCGGTGCGGCTCTGGCGAACCCGGGTGACCGTGTTCTCGGGGTCGTCATCGTGCGACCCGCCGTTGTCACCGGCGCGACGGCGGCGACGGCGACGACGCGAGCCGCTGCCTTCGCTGGAACCGTCGCCGTCCTCGTCGCCCGATTCCTCGTCGTCATCGTCGGAGTCGTCGGACTTGTTGTCCGAGGAGCCGGAGTCTCCGCCCTTGCGACGACGGCGGCCACCGCGACGGCGGCGACGGCGCGGGCCGCCCTGCTCATCGCTGTCGCTGTCGTTCTCGCTGTCGGCGTCGTCCGCCTCGTCGTCTTCTTCCGAGTCGTCCTCGGTCGCAGACTCTGCCTTGCCGGACTTCTTCTTGCCGCCCTGTGTCCGCTTGCCCTGACCCCTGTCGTTCTGGGCCTGGTCGCCCTCGGAGTCTGCGGCATCCGGAGCATCGCCGTCCGCCTGGTCGCTCTCGACCGCCTGGTCGTCCGCGTCGTTGGCGTCGGGCTTCTTCTTGGCGTTGCTCTTGCGCTTGCGGGTCGTCGTCTTCGGCGCCGCCTCGGCGTTCACCTCATCCGCAGCGACCTCGCCGGCAGGAGCGTCCTGGGAGCCCTCGGTCGGCGTCTCGGCTGCGGCGCTGGTGGCAGCAGCGGGTGCTGCCTTCTTGCGGGTCGCGCGCTTGCGCGGGGCCGGCGTCTCGGCACCGGTCTCGGCGTCACTGGTCTGGTCGGCACTGGCCTGGACAGCACCGGTGTCGCCGGCACCCGTCTGGTCGCTACTGGGCTGGTCGGCACTGCTCTGGTCGGCGAGGGCGGGAGCCGCCTTCTTGCGGGTACGCCGCACCGGTGCCGCCTTGTCGGGTGCCTGGAAGAGCACTGCGGGAGCACCGGAGGCGCTGTCCGCGGAGGGCTCGTCGGCAACCGACGACTCGGCTGCTGCCTCGCCGTCCTCGATCGGCAGGGCGGACTGAGCGTCGTCGGCCGCGGGAGCGGTCTTCTTGGCGGGTGCCTTGCGGGTCCGCTTCGCGGGCGCCTTCTTGGCCGGAGCTGCGTCGCTGCCCGGCGCCTCGCTGGTGGGCGCCTCGAGTGAAGTCTCGGCGTCGTCGGCAGCCTTGGCGGTGGCCTTCTTCGCCGTCGTCCGCTTGGCAGCTGCCTTCTTGGCGGGCGCCTTCTTCGCGGCGGTCTTGCGGGCCGCGGCCTTCTTCGCCGGGGGCGCGTCCTGCTCCGCAGCGGCCGAGGACTCGGTGCCCGGGCCATCCGTGGCCGAGGCGGCAGGACCGGAGATGTTCAGGTCCTGGCTCTCGGAGTCCTGCGGGGTGTTGCTGGTCTGTTCGTCGTCGAGCATGTTCGCT
It contains:
- the obgE gene encoding GTPase ObgE, producing the protein MAVPTFVDEVRLHIAAGRGGNGVASVHREKFKPLGGPDGGNGGPGGSVILRVDPSVTTLIDYHHSPRRSAESGGHGAGSHKNGGHGSDLVLPVPDGTVVADAKGNVLADLVGAGTEMVIAQGGRGGLGNAALASAKRKAPGFALLGEPGDELEIRLELKVVADIGLVGFPSAGKSSLIAAISRARPKIADYPFTTLVPNLGVVRAGDTTFTVADVPGLIEGAAEGRGLGHEFLRHIERCAALVHVVDTASIEPGRNPVEDLEIMENELARYGGLEDRPRLVALNKIDVPDGRDIASFVIDELEEKGLRVFQVSAASGEGMRELTFAMAEIVSRARADKPVVQAERIILRPGSADGDGEFSVKLTGDGWRVRGEKPERWVRQTDFGNEEAVGFLADRLNRLGVEKKLVELGANEGDTVLIGDPDNAVVFDFKPGIEAGAEMLGRRGEDERLREERPSATRRRDIEEGMPHRGENETRADVARKITRGGHSGPVSYEVGSAEDPDWNESDPDAASDGSESGDSQA
- the rpmA gene encoding 50S ribosomal protein L27; translation: MAHKKGAASTKNGRDSNSQRLGVKRFGGQSVNAGEIIVRQRGTHFHPGTNVGRGGDDTLFALAAGAVEFGTRRGRRVVNIVPGE
- the rplU gene encoding 50S ribosomal protein L21 — translated: MYAIVRAGAIQQKVAVGDVIEIDKLETAVGDSVTLPVLLMVDGEAVTTDAAALDKATVTAEVLGATKGPKIIIQKYKNKTGYKKRQGHRQKYTQVKVTAINA
- a CDS encoding tyrosine-protein phosphatase; translation: MTPIAPVEGLTNVRDLGGLRRTGGGHTPHGVFWRSENLDRVTARGWDQLHTAGIRTVIDLRQQAERERTPYSAPSWLSLVHVDHDGLANRGFWTDYWDNGLVGTALYYLPHLAAMPERTLAVLDALASAPPGGVLFHCMGGRDRTGLIAMLLLSAAGVDPEDVVGDYMASIENNVARAASENRNCPEGELEQLCHRHGTSTEGAFRNALAGADLAGLLAQGEPATRAAVLTWRGNL
- a CDS encoding Rne/Rng family ribonuclease is translated as MLDDEQTSNTPQDSESQDLNISGPAASATDGPGTESSAAAEQDAPPAKKAAARKTAAKKAPAKKAAAKRTTAKKATAKAADDAETSLEAPTSEAPGSDAAPAKKAPAKRTRKAPAKKTAPAADDAQSALPIEDGEAAAESSVADEPSADSASGAPAVLFQAPDKAAPVRRTRKKAAPALADQSSADQPSSDQTGAGDTGAVQASADQTSDAETGAETPAPRKRATRKKAAPAAATSAAAETPTEGSQDAPAGEVAADEVNAEAAPKTTTRKRKSNAKKKPDANDADDQAVESDQADGDAPDAADSEGDQAQNDRGQGKRTQGGKKKSGKAESATEDDSEEDDEADDADSENDSDSDEQGGPRRRRRRGGRRRRKGGDSGSSDNKSDDSDDDDEESGDEDGDGSSEGSGSRRRRRRRRAGDNGGSHDDDPENTVTRVRQSRTGEDQITAVAGSTRLEAKKQRRREGREAGRRRAPIVSEAEFLARRESVERVMVIRQKEDLTQIAVLEDKVLVEHYVARESQTSLIGNVYVGRVQNVLPSMEAAFVDIGKGRNAVIYAGEINWAALGHKDGQPRKIESVLSSGQSILVQVTKDPIGHKGARLTGQVSLAGRFLVYVPDGTTSGISRKLPDTERARLKSLLKEIVPDTAGVIVRTAAEGASEDELTQDVERLKARWEDIEAKASGGGSPKLLYGEPDLTLKVVRDLFTEDFSRLVIEGTDAWDTVQGYVSHVAPDLEERLERYESENGRDSFAAYRIDEQIAKGVDRKVWLPSGGSLIIDRTEAMTVVDVNTGKFTGSGGNLEETVTKNNLEAAEEIVRQLRLRDIGGIIVVDFIDMVLESNRDLVLRRLVECLGRDRTRHQVAEVTSLGLVQMTRKRIGTGLLEAFSEDCPHCQGRGLVVHDMPIEPKDNGDDRGGRAGRRGRGRKGEDNGGNQNDNSRSGPPSPKDVAAAAKTENADKSEQSGKSEQSAKSEQSGKSGQSGKAAAEDAASHDATDAGSQESTDQAGSSSETGESGRSGSGRNRGRGRGRGRGNQSNESGAGGGDQDDKQSRGDQGDKQSRGDQDSDAQPSDARVADDTAKSAETQAPSEASAPKGAEAPGDVQPPAQPTTKVVTRTRRRASRPAGVTTAAPVDAITVVAPAAAPASEAPVAPVEAPKVVTRTRTRGGASRPAGAESAEAPAPQEQDAPETPEVDVHVPIKKKGSRKH